The DNA sequence CGATGGCGATCTTGTAGCCCTGGCCGACGGGGCCGAGCACGTTGAAGTCGGGGACGAACACATCCTCGAGAATCAGCTCGGTCGTGCTCGAGGCACGGATGCCGAGCTTGTCTTCCTTCTTGCCGACGGCGAAGCCCGGCATGTCGCGCTCGACGATGAACGCGGTGATGCCCTTGTAGCCCTTCGCCGGGTCAACGGTCGCGAAGAGCACGAAGATGCCCGCCTCGGCGCCGTTGGTGATCCACATCTTGCGACCGTTCAGCTTCCAGCCGCCGTCCACCTTGGTGGCGCGCGTCTGCAGGCCGAAGGCATCCGATCCGCTCGACGCCTCCGACAGCGCGTAGGCGCCAACCGTGCCCGAGCACAGCGCCGGCATCCATTTGTCGAGCTGCTCCTTCGTGCCCGCCGAGAGCAGCGGGTGCGCGACGAGCGTGTTCTGCACGTCCACCATGATCGCGCTCGAGGCGTCGGCCTTGGAGATCTCCTCCACGGCCAGCGTCACCATCATCACGGAGCCAGCGGCGCCCCCGTGTGATTCGGCGGCTTGGATGCCCATCAGGCCCATCTCGAAGTAGCCCTTGATGAGCGCCGGGTCGAGCTTGGCTTCGCGCTCCATCTGGGCGATGCGCGGACGCACTTCGCCGTTCACGAACTCGGCGACGGCGGACTTGAAGGCCTGTTCGTCCTCGGAAAGCTGCGTGAGGGCGGGGCGGGGAGTCAGGAGATCAGACGACATGTCAGGCACGCGTTGGGGGGATATCGCGGCGCAGGGCGCCGGTCAGATCGGTGGGTCGTTGAAATGCGACGCCGGCATCCCGAACAGGTACCCCTGCAGGAGGTCGGCGCCCAGCGACACGAGCGCATCGCGCTCGCTGGCCTTCTCGATGCCCTCGGAGATCACCTGCATCTTGAGATCTTCGCAGAGCTGCAGCATCGCGCGGACGACGCGCTGCTTGGTCGGGTTCTCGTCGATGCCTTCGACGAGCGAGCGGTCGAGCTTCACGATCTCAGGGCTGAGCTGCGTGAAGCTCGAGAGCCCCGCATAGCCGGTGCCGAGGTCGTCCACGGCGAGGCGATAGCCGAGGAGGCGCAGATCGCGCACGATGTTGCTGATGTCGCCCATCTTCTCGATGCTCGCGCGCTCGGTGATCTCGAGGACGATGCGCTCCGCGAACGGCGCCAAGGGCGACCCGAGTCCGTGCAGCGAATGGTCGAGCAGGTCGGGCGGGTGCACGTTCACGAACAGCAGACGGCCGTCGGGCAGCGACGGCGCGTGCGACGCGATCTTCGTGTAGATGGCCCGCGTGAGTTCGTCGGAGCGTCCGAGCAACGACGCCGTGCCGAGCAGCGCTTCAGGGTGCTCCAGCGTCGGCTCGGCAGAGCGTACCAGGGCCTCGAAGCCCAACGCGCGGCGCTGCCGCATCGAGACGATCGGGTGGAACACGATGGCGAGGCGGTCGAGCGCTCGCGTGAACGACGCGTTGAGCGCCTTCTCGTCGTCCACCGGCAGCCCCTGTGCGCCTCGCAGGGCGAAGGCCTCGCGCTTGAGTCGCGCGAGATCCGACAGTAGCACGGCGCGCGTGACGGCCTCGATCAGCTCTTTCGGGGCGACTGGCTTCAGCAGGTAGCGGTGCGCACCCCAGGCCATCGCATCGATCGCCGTCTGCAGCGACGGACCGCCCGTGATCAGGATGACGGGTGTGTCGAGGTCCCTCTCGCGAATGGTCCGCAGGAGGTCCAGCCCGCTCATCCCGTCCATGTTGATGTCGGAGAGGATGGCGCTGTACGTGCGCTCGGCGATCAAGCGCAGCGCGACCTCGCCGGACGGAGCCGGGTCCACCACGAAGCCGGAGCGGCTGAGTAGCATCGACGACGCCTGCAGCACGGCGGCGTCGTCGTCCACGATCAGGACTCGGCGGTGGTGTTCGGACATAGGGCTGAAAGTTAACGCCGGAGGGCCGACTCGGGCTGGACAGGTCCGGCGCGCCGCGGCATCGTCCCGCATGCGAGTGCCGTGGAGACTCCTGAGTATCGGTCGGAGGCGGCGACTGCCTGCAACGGCGCTGGCCCTGATGCTGTTCACGGCGCTGGGGGGCGTCCTGCCGACCACACGGCTGGGTGCCCAGGCGCGGCGACCGGTGCCCAAGCCGGAGACGCCGGCTGCGCGCGTGCCCTCCGTGCGACCCCAGCAGTTCCTGACGCTGCGCGGTCCGGACCTCGCAGTCGGTGAAGATGCCGACGAGGGTCCGCTGCTCTTTGCCCACATTTCGAGCGTGGCAGAGTTCGCCGATGGCACGATTGTCGTCGCGGAAAGTTCTGACAACACGCTGCGCGTCTTTGATCGCGAGGGCCGGCACGTCTCGACATTCGGCCGTCGCGGTCGCGGACCCGGCGAGTTCACCAATCCGGTGACGTTGCTCAAGCTCGACGAGCAGCGCCTCTTGGTGATGCAGGCGTTCTTCGGCGCCACGCTGTTGCATCGCGAAGGAGGCGAACTGACGCTCGCGCGCGCCGCGACGCGTGAGTGGGACTTCATCTCGGGCTGTGTGACGCCGACTGGCGCTGTGGTCGCCGTCTGGGACGGTACGCACTCGCTGCTCCGTCTGGCGCCGGACCTCTCCAGGCTTCGGGCGTTCGGCCAAGGCTGGAGCAAGGACTCGATTCCGTCGCTCGTCGAGATGGAGAATCGAGGCGGTGGCATGCTCGCCTGCGCATCCGATGGGGCGGTTGCCTTTGCCCAGCCGAGTGGTCCGAATGTGCGGCTCTATGGCGCGGACGATCGCCTGCGCTGGGAGATCGTGCTGCCGTCGTATCGCCACACCTTCTACTTGATGACGCGAGGGCCCGGGGGATCCCGCGGTGCAGCCACAATCGGCTACGGCGATGACTTCACATCGGCGCTGTGGTTTCTTGATGCCAACACACTGGTGCTGCAGGTTTCGCGGCGCGATCTCGCCTCCGGCGGAACTCGCGCGCGCAGTGGCGGCGCGTTCTATCCGACGATCGTCTCTGTGACGACGTACTTCATCGACGCGGCGAGCGGCCGCCTGCTCGGACGCAGTACCGCGCTGCCCAGCCTGATCAGCGGCGGAGGGCCCTCGACGTTCCGCACGGTCGAGGACCCGTTCCCGCAGCTGCAGCGCTACCGCGTCACGCCCACGACGCGACGTTGATCAGCGGTCGTAGTTGAGGATCGGCGCCAACCAACGCTCCGCCTCTGCCTGCGACACGCCCTTCCGCGCCGCATACGCCTCGACTTGATCCTTCTCGATCTTCCCGACGCCGAAGTACTGCGCCTCGGGATGCCAGAAGTACCAGCCGCTCACCGCCGAGGCCGGCTGCATGGCAAAGCTCTCGGTGAGATGCACGCCCGAGAGATTCTCGGCGTCGAGCAGGTCGAACAGCGTGCGCTTCTCCGTGTGGTCCGGGCAGGCCGGATACCCCGGCGCGGGGCGAATGCCTTGG is a window from the Pseudogemmatithrix spongiicola genome containing:
- a CDS encoding acyl-CoA dehydrogenase family protein; translated protein: MSSDLLTPRPALTQLSEDEQAFKSAVAEFVNGEVRPRIAQMEREAKLDPALIKGYFEMGLMGIQAAESHGGAAGSVMMVTLAVEEISKADASSAIMVDVQNTLVAHPLLSAGTKEQLDKWMPALCSGTVGAYALSEASSGSDAFGLQTRATKVDGGWKLNGRKMWITNGAEAGIFVLFATVDPAKGYKGITAFIVERDMPGFAVGKKEDKLGIRASSTTELILEDVFVPDFNVLGPVGQGYKIAIETLNEGRIGIGAQMIGVAQGALDAAVAYVKERQQFGKSLAEFQGIQFQLAQAATELEAARLMVYNSARLRDAGEDIAQAGAMAKLYSSQVAERVTSLSLELFGGYGYTKDYPAEKFYRDAKIGTIYEGTSNMQLSTIAKGLLK
- a CDS encoding EAL domain-containing response regulator, producing MSEHHRRVLIVDDDAAVLQASSMLLSRSGFVVDPAPSGEVALRLIAERTYSAILSDINMDGMSGLDLLRTIRERDLDTPVILITGGPSLQTAIDAMAWGAHRYLLKPVAPKELIEAVTRAVLLSDLARLKREAFALRGAQGLPVDDEKALNASFTRALDRLAIVFHPIVSMRQRRALGFEALVRSAEPTLEHPEALLGTASLLGRSDELTRAIYTKIASHAPSLPDGRLLFVNVHPPDLLDHSLHGLGSPLAPFAERIVLEITERASIEKMGDISNIVRDLRLLGYRLAVDDLGTGYAGLSSFTQLSPEIVKLDRSLVEGIDENPTKQRVVRAMLQLCEDLKMQVISEGIEKASERDALVSLGADLLQGYLFGMPASHFNDPPI
- a CDS encoding 6-bladed beta-propeller, with protein sequence MLFTALGGVLPTTRLGAQARRPVPKPETPAARVPSVRPQQFLTLRGPDLAVGEDADEGPLLFAHISSVAEFADGTIVVAESSDNTLRVFDREGRHVSTFGRRGRGPGEFTNPVTLLKLDEQRLLVMQAFFGATLLHREGGELTLARAATREWDFISGCVTPTGAVVAVWDGTHSLLRLAPDLSRLRAFGQGWSKDSIPSLVEMENRGGGMLACASDGAVAFAQPSGPNVRLYGADDRLRWEIVLPSYRHTFYLMTRGPGGSRGAATIGYGDDFTSALWFLDANTLVLQVSRRDLASGGTRARSGGAFYPTIVSVTTYFIDAASGRLLGRSTALPSLISGGGPSTFRTVEDPFPQLQRYRVTPTTRR